The following are from one region of the Cloacibacterium normanense genome:
- a CDS encoding VOC family protein — protein MITKPIFPCLWYDGKAREAADFYCQIFPNSKILSDNGMVVKFELNGREFMGLNGGPNFKFDEAVSFCIECETQEEIDYYWENLLKNGGNEKVCGWLTDQFGMCWQVYPKILVDMMNDAEKAPKAVEAFQKMIKFDIQALLDAVK, from the coding sequence ATGATTACAAAACCTATATTTCCATGTCTTTGGTACGATGGAAAAGCCAGAGAAGCTGCAGATTTTTATTGCCAAATTTTCCCTAATTCTAAAATCCTTTCGGATAATGGAATGGTCGTGAAATTTGAACTGAACGGAAGAGAATTCATGGGATTAAATGGCGGCCCGAATTTCAAATTTGATGAAGCCGTTTCTTTTTGCATAGAATGCGAAACACAAGAAGAAATAGATTACTATTGGGAAAATTTACTGAAAAATGGAGGAAACGAAAAAGTTTGCGGTTGGCTTACAGACCAGTTCGGAATGTGTTGGCAAGTCTATCCAAAGATTTTAGTTGATATGATGAATGACGCCGAAAAAGCACCAAAAGCAGTAGAAGCATTTCAGAAAATGATAAAATTTGATATACAAGCTTTACTTGATGCTGTGAAATAA
- a CDS encoding CvfB family protein has product MQLGKTQTLKIAEKNTSGLFLESQTGERAFLPKIFADENAEIGDEISVFVYQDDSALKATTEIPLCEVGEFAVMTCVQSLPSGAFMDWGIIKDLFIPYKQQKGKILEGKRYLVYVYVDDVSDRITGTTKFKRNQSYDNVPFKKGEEVNLIIAGESEIGFNVVVNKKYLGLIYSSDVFKKLYPLSEETGYIKTIREDGKIDVTLQKQGYENNHDEFQQKILQKLEENYGILYLSDKSEPEEIKQELQMSKKNFKKAIGGLYKDQVIEILEDKIRLINEE; this is encoded by the coding sequence ATGCAGTTAGGAAAAACTCAAACTTTAAAAATCGCAGAAAAAAACACCTCTGGACTTTTCTTAGAATCTCAAACCGGTGAAAGAGCTTTTTTGCCTAAAATTTTTGCAGACGAAAATGCAGAAATAGGTGATGAAATATCAGTTTTCGTGTATCAAGATGATTCTGCTTTGAAAGCTACTACAGAAATTCCGCTTTGCGAAGTAGGAGAGTTTGCAGTGATGACTTGCGTGCAATCTTTGCCAAGTGGCGCTTTTATGGACTGGGGAATTATCAAAGATTTATTTATTCCTTACAAGCAACAAAAAGGTAAAATTCTCGAAGGAAAACGTTATTTGGTGTACGTTTATGTAGATGATGTTTCAGACAGAATTACAGGAACCACTAAGTTTAAGAGAAATCAATCTTACGATAATGTTCCTTTCAAAAAAGGGGAAGAAGTAAATCTTATCATTGCAGGAGAATCAGAAATTGGTTTCAATGTAGTGGTAAATAAAAAATATTTGGGCTTAATTTACAGTTCGGATGTTTTCAAAAAATTATATCCGTTGTCTGAAGAAACAGGCTACATCAAAACCATCAGAGAAGACGGTAAAATAGATGTTACCCTTCAAAAACAAGGTTATGAAAACAATCATGATGAATTTCAACAAAAAATTCTTCAGAAATTAGAAGAAAATTACGGAATTCTCTATCTCTCAGACAAATCAGAACCAGAAGAAATAAAACAAGAACTGCAAATGAGTAAAAAGAATTTCAAAAAGGCAATTGGCGGTTTATACAAAGACCAAGTCATAGAAATTCTGGAAGACAAAATCAGACTCATCAACGAAGAATAA
- a CDS encoding DUF7948 domain-containing protein, which yields MKKIYFLFIFSFFISVFSQQKLQSQSDFYFYENKGQIIDQKGNANSKVKYLFNSGGLNVQIKKEGFSYDVYEVEKTKKKKSKVENSLTALDRKPKDEFDYKFKFHRVDIDFLNANKNPEIIAEGKSTDYENYYNIPHKPEGVTEVHRYQKITYKNIYPNIDLVFFKPKDSAKTIEYNFIIHPKGKISDIKLKFKGAKTKLKDGKLSMNLRFGEMQENIPHSWMEEPSKKTDLSVQFREMENGVFGFAAPQDSFDKTVVIDPVPTRIWGTFYYGDSYYSRIKKIRADYQNNIFVTTCVRYINNFATTGAFQSSGYYLDEYASLTKFNPDGSRNWATLIGNPSTIYTSGAFSSIINDFQINSSGEIYIVGNAADDLRTIPNNITTPGSHKQFASISTREGIIMKFNNTGQRIWGTYFGDDGFDDIYSLSLDMNEDLFIGGKANSKTGIATTDGYITSLGNWNNGFFAKFSKTGNHIYGSYLIGPVYHTAVDIDNNYFISGWVTNFWNSNEGTVGTHQPNIIGNYNSLIIKFDSNFKKQWGTYYGGNLLFPVSGVHDKNNFIYGIGTDRNKNIYIAGNTSADANIATSGSHKSVFGGNESDIFIAKIDENGKRIWGTYYGANTRYEDVVLSLNVTNNGTVYISGTSHNSTDISTPNAYYKDIGNHNGFFSKFDTNGTLIWGSYYTPSYSIYYKNNFIYLFGEGRTVNATSGVFMTQPEYGTSYFVSKFQDCTNNVFVTSNSPVCPNTAIKLEASGGTSYSWTGPNGFTSTDQNPIIPNATSANSGTYSCTISGTGDCDGTYTVEVKVEDKTPPNPDITNLPDITGDCHTVVSTIPTATDNCSGKITATTTDALQYSIPGTYNITWKYDDENGNTFSQTQKVIITSPALPTASSSQTFCAIDAPKISDIQITGHNIIWYDNSGNVLNTATPLIDGTTYYASQTINGCESDKISIQVKVNATPLPTGNTNQDFCNSRNAQIKDLAVTGTSLKFYDNLGNVLSNTTVLQNNTSYFVTQTLNNCESPKLEIKVTLTANSLPANDYQLTFCNDTTANSKTEDLRKYQENIITGSSAYIFEYYDQNNNPIADFANTNLIIGFNIFNVKVKSADGCWKMVQLKLQLNPKPVVNLPVNAEFCRGLSVNLDAGSGFKSYVWTKEGTPTPISNAQILNVSEVGKYTVEVTNNSDCKNTSSTLVNQSILANILKVEITNNDAKVLLSANGDFVYSLDNSNWQNNPEFTNLNNGSYTVYVKTKLGCIIGEMNFTIFDIPNTFTPNSDGINDTWKITGMENYLNSEITILDRFGTAVLKKIINGTFEWNGQINSRILPTGTYWYVLKVSDGRILQGYVLIKNRN from the coding sequence ATGAAAAAAATCTATTTTCTTTTTATATTTTCGTTTTTTATTTCTGTGTTTTCTCAGCAAAAATTGCAATCGCAATCTGATTTTTATTTTTATGAAAACAAAGGTCAAATCATTGACCAAAAGGGAAATGCCAATTCTAAAGTTAAATATTTATTCAATTCTGGTGGACTAAATGTTCAAATCAAAAAAGAAGGATTTTCTTACGACGTTTACGAAGTAGAAAAAACGAAAAAGAAAAAATCTAAAGTCGAAAATTCTTTAACTGCTCTTGATAGAAAACCAAAAGATGAGTTTGACTATAAATTTAAGTTTCATAGAGTGGACATAGACTTTCTAAATGCCAATAAAAACCCTGAAATCATAGCAGAAGGAAAATCTACGGATTATGAAAACTACTACAACATTCCCCATAAACCAGAAGGCGTAACAGAAGTTCACCGTTACCAAAAAATTACTTATAAAAACATCTATCCCAATATAGATTTGGTTTTCTTCAAACCAAAAGATAGTGCTAAAACCATAGAATATAACTTCATCATCCATCCAAAAGGAAAAATTTCTGACATTAAACTCAAATTTAAAGGAGCAAAAACCAAACTCAAAGATGGAAAACTCTCTATGAATCTAAGATTTGGAGAGATGCAAGAAAACATACCGCATTCTTGGATGGAAGAACCTTCTAAAAAAACAGATTTATCTGTTCAGTTCAGGGAAATGGAAAACGGAGTTTTCGGGTTTGCTGCTCCACAAGATTCTTTTGATAAAACAGTGGTTATAGACCCAGTTCCTACAAGGATTTGGGGGACATTTTATTATGGAGATTCCTATTATAGTCGTATAAAAAAAATTAGAGCAGATTACCAGAATAATATTTTTGTAACAACTTGTGTAAGGTATATAAATAATTTTGCAACTACTGGTGCATTTCAATCTTCTGGATATTATTTAGATGAATATGCTAGTTTAACAAAATTCAATCCAGATGGAAGTAGAAATTGGGCAACTCTAATTGGTAATCCTTCAACAATCTACACAAGTGGTGCATTTTCTAGTATTATTAATGACTTTCAAATTAATTCCTCTGGAGAAATTTATATAGTAGGTAATGCTGCGGATGATTTAAGAACAATTCCCAACAATATAACAACTCCAGGATCTCATAAACAATTTGCTTCTATCTCAACTAGAGAAGGAATAATTATGAAATTTAATAATACTGGTCAAAGAATTTGGGGAACTTATTTTGGAGATGATGGGTTTGACGACATCTACTCGCTAAGTCTGGATATGAATGAAGATTTATTTATTGGCGGAAAGGCAAATAGCAAAACCGGAATTGCTACTACGGATGGTTATATTACTTCCCTTGGTAATTGGAATAATGGTTTTTTTGCAAAATTTTCAAAAACAGGAAATCATATTTACGGGAGTTATCTTATAGGACCTGTTTATCATACAGCTGTGGATATTGATAATAATTATTTTATTTCTGGTTGGGTTACTAATTTTTGGAATTCTAATGAAGGTACTGTAGGAACTCATCAACCAAATATAATTGGTAACTATAATTCACTCATTATAAAATTTGATTCTAATTTTAAAAAACAATGGGGAACGTATTATGGCGGAAATCTTTTGTTTCCCGTAAGTGGCGTTCATGATAAAAATAATTTTATATATGGGATTGGAACAGATCGAAATAAAAACATTTACATAGCAGGAAATACTAGTGCAGATGCCAATATTGCTACATCTGGTTCTCATAAAAGTGTTTTTGGAGGAAATGAGAGTGATATTTTTATAGCAAAAATTGATGAAAATGGAAAAAGAATTTGGGGAACATATTATGGTGCAAATACACGTTATGAAGATGTAGTTCTTTCTCTAAATGTAACTAATAATGGAACTGTTTACATATCTGGAACTTCTCATAACTCAACAGATATTTCTACTCCTAATGCTTATTATAAAGATATTGGTAATCATAACGGATTTTTCTCGAAATTTGATACCAACGGTACATTAATTTGGGGAAGTTATTATACACCTAGTTACAGTATTTATTACAAAAACAATTTTATCTATCTTTTTGGAGAAGGACGAACTGTTAATGCTACTTCTGGCGTGTTTATGACACAACCAGAATATGGAACTTCATACTTTGTTAGTAAATTCCAAGATTGCACCAATAATGTTTTTGTGACTTCCAACTCCCCAGTTTGCCCAAACACAGCTATAAAACTTGAAGCTTCTGGCGGAACTTCTTATTCTTGGACTGGACCAAATGGTTTCACTTCTACAGACCAAAATCCAATTATACCGAATGCTACTTCTGCAAATTCTGGAACATATTCTTGTACCATTTCTGGAACTGGCGATTGTGACGGAACTTATACCGTAGAAGTTAAAGTAGAAGACAAAACACCTCCAAATCCAGATATTACAAATTTACCAGATATTACAGGAGACTGTCATACTGTAGTTTCTACTATTCCTACTGCAACAGATAATTGTTCTGGTAAAATTACGGCTACTACTACAGATGCTTTGCAATATTCTATTCCCGGAACTTACAACATCACTTGGAAATACGATGATGAAAACGGAAATACTTTCTCGCAAACTCAAAAAGTAATTATTACTTCTCCTGCTTTACCAACTGCTAGTTCGTCACAAACTTTTTGTGCGATTGATGCTCCAAAAATTTCAGACATTCAGATAACTGGCCATAATATTATTTGGTATGATAACTCTGGAAATGTTTTAAATACTGCAACTCCATTGATTGATGGAACTACTTATTACGCTTCACAAACCATTAATGGTTGCGAAAGTGATAAGATTTCTATTCAAGTAAAAGTAAATGCTACTCCACTTCCTACAGGAAATACAAATCAAGATTTTTGTAATTCCAGAAATGCTCAGATTAAAGATTTGGCTGTAACAGGAACTTCGTTGAAGTTTTATGATAACTTAGGAAATGTCTTGTCTAACACAACTGTTCTTCAAAACAATACATCGTATTTTGTTACACAAACTTTAAATAATTGCGAAAGTCCAAAACTAGAAATTAAAGTCACTTTAACTGCCAATTCACTTCCTGCAAATGATTATCAGTTAACCTTTTGCAATGATACTACCGCCAATTCTAAAACCGAAGATTTAAGAAAATATCAAGAAAATATCATCACAGGTTCTTCAGCTTATATTTTTGAATATTATGACCAAAACAACAATCCAATTGCTGATTTTGCCAATACAAATCTCATCATTGGTTTTAATATTTTCAATGTAAAAGTGAAAAGTGCAGATGGTTGTTGGAAAATGGTTCAATTAAAGCTTCAACTCAATCCAAAACCTGTTGTTAATCTTCCTGTGAATGCAGAATTTTGTAGAGGACTTTCGGTAAATTTAGACGCTGGTTCTGGCTTTAAATCTTATGTTTGGACAAAAGAAGGAACCCCAACTCCTATTTCTAATGCTCAGATTTTAAATGTTTCAGAAGTTGGCAAATACACCGTAGAAGTAACCAATAATTCTGATTGTAAAAATACAAGTTCTACTCTAGTCAATCAATCTATTTTAGCCAATATTTTAAAAGTGGAAATCACGAATAATGATGCGAAAGTTTTACTTTCGGCAAATGGTGATTTCGTTTATTCTTTAGATAATTCAAATTGGCAAAATAACCCAGAATTTACGAATTTAAATAATGGAAGTTATACGGTTTATGTAAAAACAAAATTGGGCTGTATTATTGGCGAAATGAATTTTACCATTTTTGATATTCCGAATACTTTCACTCCTAATTCTGATGGTATAAATGACACTTGGAAAATCACAGGAATGGAAAATTATCTTAACTCAGAAATCACTATTTTAGACAGATTTGGCACTGCTGTTTTGAAAAAAATAATTAATGGTACTTTTGAATGGAACGGACAAATTAATAGCAGAATTTTACCAACTGGAACGTATTGGTATGTTCTGAAAGTTTCAGACGGACGAATTTTACAAGGTTATGTTTTAATTAAAAATAGAAACTAA
- a CDS encoding DUF2116 family Zn-ribbon domain-containing protein has product MQNCLECGEKIMGRIDKKFCSDACRNAYNNKQNKDQTNLMRNINNKLRKNFKILSEQNFVENKAKTTRNKLSVAGFDFEYFTNIKTYKNGAQYYFVYDFGYKFLEEDFILIVRKEEN; this is encoded by the coding sequence ATGCAAAACTGTCTAGAATGTGGCGAAAAAATCATGGGCAGAATAGATAAGAAATTCTGCAGTGATGCCTGTAGAAATGCCTATAACAATAAACAGAACAAAGACCAAACCAACCTTATGCGCAATATTAACAATAAACTGCGCAAGAATTTCAAGATTCTCTCTGAACAAAATTTTGTAGAAAACAAAGCCAAAACTACTAGAAATAAACTTTCGGTTGCTGGTTTTGATTTCGAATATTTCACCAATATTAAAACCTATAAAAACGGCGCTCAATATTATTTTGTGTATGATTTTGGGTATAAATTTTTAGAAGAAGATTTTATTCTGATTGTAAGAAAAGAGGAAAATTAG
- a CDS encoding single-stranded DNA-binding protein: MSLRNKVTLIGHTGKEVEIVNFEKGMKATVSLATNDYYTNSLGEKVEETQWHNLVAFGKTAEIFQKYVQKGKEIAIEGKLTYRTYDDKDGQKRYITEIRVEEVLLLGTK, from the coding sequence ATGTCTTTAAGAAACAAAGTGACGCTTATTGGTCACACCGGAAAAGAAGTAGAAATCGTAAATTTCGAAAAAGGAATGAAAGCTACAGTTTCATTAGCAACCAACGATTATTACACCAATTCTCTTGGCGAAAAAGTAGAAGAAACTCAATGGCACAATTTGGTTGCTTTTGGTAAAACGGCAGAGATTTTTCAAAAATACGTGCAAAAAGGAAAAGAAATTGCCATCGAAGGAAAACTTACCTACAGAACGTATGATGATAAAGACGGACAAAAACGCTACATCACCGAAATTAGAGTAGAAGAAGTCTTGCTTCTAGGAACTAAATAA
- a CDS encoding GNAT family N-acetyltransferase has protein sequence MKINIRPIQPSDNAILAKIIRSCFHDFEVKCTAGTVYTDPTTDDLYSLFQTPKSQLWVAEAEDKIVGCCGIFPTENLPKGCTELVKFYISNEGRGKGIGRLLLEKTIETAQELGYSQIYLESIPEFSTAVSIYEKQGFQYLNQPLGNTGHDGCNLWMLKEMSNEQ, from the coding sequence ATGAAAATCAATATCAGACCTATTCAACCATCAGACAATGCTATTTTAGCCAAAATCATCAGAAGTTGTTTCCATGATTTCGAAGTAAAATGTACTGCAGGAACTGTTTACACAGATCCTACAACAGATGATTTGTATTCGCTTTTTCAAACGCCTAAATCTCAACTTTGGGTAGCAGAAGCAGAGGATAAAATCGTAGGTTGTTGCGGAATTTTTCCCACCGAAAATCTACCGAAAGGTTGTACAGAACTTGTGAAATTCTACATTTCTAATGAAGGAAGAGGAAAAGGAATTGGCAGATTATTATTAGAAAAAACCATAGAAACCGCTCAAGAATTGGGATATTCGCAGATATATTTAGAAAGCATTCCCGAGTTTTCTACCGCTGTTTCCATTTACGAAAAACAAGGTTTCCAATACCTGAATCAACCACTGGGAAATACAGGTCATGATGGTTGCAATCTTTGGATGCTGAAAGAAATGAGCAATGAACAATAA
- the hisS gene encoding histidine--tRNA ligase has protein sequence MKPSLAKGTRDFTAQEVYRRKYIINTLQKNFELFGFQPLETPSFENLSTLTGKYGEEGDRLIFKILNSGDYAAKTKDEDWNAKNSQKLIAQISEKALRYDLTVPFARFVAMNQGTLTFPFKRYQIQPVWRADRPQKGRFREFYQCDADVVGSESLWQEVELVQLYLKSFKELQIPVKIHINNRKILSGLAEFANISEQLIDFTVALDKLDKIGKDGVVKELQEKNISDEAIEKLSFLFENKPQSEVLEILKTNFENVEIGKNGVEELEFVLENCKNLGIEDELVFNITLARGLDYYTGAIFEVKAQGVEMGSIGGGGRYNNLTEVFGVKNVPGIGISFGLDRIYLVIEELNLFPQNSERKIEYLFANYGEKEAAEAMKVLAKLREKGIAAEIYPESAKLKKQFTYAEKKGIENLIFLGEQEIAEGNITIKNLTSGEQKTMKIEEFLS, from the coding sequence ATGAAGCCAAGTTTAGCGAAAGGAACCAGAGATTTTACAGCGCAGGAAGTTTACCGTAGAAAATATATTATCAATACTTTACAGAAGAATTTTGAACTCTTCGGATTCCAACCTTTGGAAACGCCAAGTTTTGAAAATTTATCAACTTTGACGGGGAAATACGGAGAAGAAGGAGACCGATTGATTTTTAAAATCCTCAATTCTGGAGACTATGCTGCGAAAACAAAAGACGAAGATTGGAATGCTAAAAACTCTCAAAAACTCATCGCTCAGATTTCAGAGAAAGCTTTAAGATATGATTTAACCGTTCCTTTTGCACGTTTTGTAGCCATGAATCAAGGAACGCTTACTTTTCCTTTTAAACGTTATCAGATTCAACCAGTTTGGAGAGCAGACAGACCTCAAAAAGGACGTTTCAGAGAGTTTTATCAGTGCGATGCAGATGTAGTTGGTTCAGAAAGTCTTTGGCAGGAAGTAGAATTGGTTCAATTGTATTTAAAGTCTTTCAAAGAATTACAAATTCCTGTAAAAATCCATATCAACAATCGTAAAATCCTTTCTGGATTAGCAGAATTTGCCAACATTTCTGAGCAATTGATTGATTTTACCGTGGCTTTGGATAAATTAGATAAAATCGGGAAAGATGGTGTAGTGAAAGAACTTCAAGAGAAAAATATTTCTGATGAAGCGATAGAAAAATTGTCTTTTCTTTTCGAAAATAAACCTCAATCTGAAGTTTTAGAAATTCTTAAAACCAATTTTGAAAATGTAGAAATAGGTAAAAATGGAGTAGAAGAACTGGAATTTGTTTTAGAAAACTGTAAAAATTTAGGAATTGAAGATGAATTGGTGTTCAACATCACTTTGGCGCGTGGTTTAGATTATTATACAGGTGCTATTTTCGAAGTGAAAGCGCAAGGTGTAGAAATGGGTTCTATTGGTGGTGGTGGTAGATACAACAACCTTACCGAAGTTTTCGGGGTGAAAAATGTTCCAGGAATTGGGATTTCTTTTGGCTTAGATAGAATTTATCTCGTGATAGAAGAACTGAATCTTTTCCCACAAAATTCTGAAAGAAAAATAGAATATCTTTTTGCCAATTATGGTGAAAAAGAAGCTGCAGAAGCCATGAAGGTTTTAGCAAAACTTCGTGAGAAGGGAATCGCTGCAGAAATCTATCCTGAAAGTGCCAAACTGAAAAAACAATTTACCTACGCCGAAAAGAAAGGCATAGAAAACCTTATTTTCCTTGGTGAACAAGAAATTGCGGAAGGAAATATCACCATTAAAAATTTAACTTCAGGTGAACAAAAAACAATGAAAATTGAAGAGTTCTTATCATAA
- a CDS encoding YtxH domain-containing protein — protein sequence MKNSSKLLALLGLGALAFWRYKKATPEEKQKVKDLLNNAKDNLTKYGNDLKSKAEELKDKAEEKFNDLKSQAETKMEEAKEVVEEKVENAPQA from the coding sequence ATGAAAAACAGTTCTAAACTATTGGCACTTTTAGGTCTTGGAGCACTAGCTTTTTGGAGATATAAAAAAGCAACTCCTGAAGAAAAACAAAAAGTTAAGGACCTATTGAATAACGCAAAAGACAACCTTACCAAATACGGTAATGATTTAAAATCTAAGGCTGAGGAATTAAAAGACAAAGCCGAAGAAAAATTCAATGATTTAAAATCTCAAGCGGAAACCAAAATGGAAGAAGCAAAAGAAGTAGTTGAAGAAAAAGTAGAAAACGCTCCACAAGCATAA
- a CDS encoding class I SAM-dependent methyltransferase: MDYININKNSWNAKVDYHLKSDFYFVEEFIAGRTSLNEPELELLGDIKGKKILHLQCHFGQDSISLARMGAEVTAVDLSDKAIVEARILAEKCGVDVKFIESNVYDLPNVLEEKFDIVFTSYGVIGWLPDLEKWAKVIQHFLKPNGEFIMVEFHPVIWMFDDDFTKIAYDYQSTESIVETYEGTYADREANISQEYVMWNHALSEVFQSLINQNIEIKQFLEYDWSPYACFKHTVEVEKGKYRISKFDKKVPLVFSIKAMNKEFSN; the protein is encoded by the coding sequence ATGGATTATATCAATATCAATAAAAATTCTTGGAACGCCAAAGTAGATTATCACCTAAAATCTGATTTCTATTTTGTAGAAGAATTTATTGCAGGACGAACTTCTCTTAATGAGCCAGAATTAGAACTTTTAGGAGATATTAAAGGAAAGAAAATTCTGCATTTGCAATGTCATTTTGGTCAAGATTCTATTTCTTTGGCGAGAATGGGAGCCGAAGTTACTGCAGTAGATTTATCAGACAAAGCCATTGTTGAAGCCAGAATATTGGCCGAAAAATGTGGAGTTGATGTCAAATTTATAGAATCTAATGTGTATGATTTACCAAATGTTTTAGAGGAGAAATTTGACATCGTTTTTACCAGTTATGGCGTGATTGGTTGGTTGCCAGATTTAGAAAAATGGGCAAAAGTGATTCAGCATTTTCTTAAACCCAATGGCGAATTCATCATGGTAGAGTTTCATCCTGTCATTTGGATGTTTGATGATGATTTTACCAAAATTGCTTATGATTACCAATCTACAGAATCCATTGTAGAAACCTACGAAGGAACTTATGCAGATAGAGAAGCCAATATTTCCCAAGAATATGTCATGTGGAATCATGCGCTTTCTGAAGTTTTTCAAAGTTTAATCAACCAAAATATAGAGATTAAACAATTTCTAGAATACGATTGGTCACCGTATGCATGTTTTAAACACACCGTAGAAGTAGAAAAAGGGAAGTATAGAATCAGTAAATTTGATAAAAAAGTGCCTTTAGTCTTCTCTATAAAGGCGATGAATAAGGAATTTTCAAATTAA
- a CDS encoding OmpP1/FadL family transporter codes for MKRIIITLGVLCSGVMMAQVGHLMQGIGSVNMSMGGAATGQPIDISGALQWNPAGITDFNGNTVSVNAGLFMSNPEISSSYGPMSGVTKDEKANSIMPTVAVTFGKNPHHKFGISVFGVSGFGVEYPESTTNPILMSQQYGGFGKVESNYMLMQVGFAYAYKFNENFSMAIQPNVNYSALKIHPNPLANPSMTAGYPNSDNASAIGFGAQVGMYYKTNNGFKLGLSYKSPVYFNEFKFENTYLDNTKGENKFTMNYPAIYSVGGGYSHRLFDLALDYRYVDYANTEGFLANGWSNYGAVKGFGWESIDVISAGIQIKAIEKMPIRLGYTYSSNPINPELTMFSVPASAIIRDAYEIGVGYKLNDKFTINANYHYGASDGKTSGALLNPMMASPSNPYGAIPGSTVAYEMTTSMAQIGVDFKF; via the coding sequence ATGAAAAGAATTATTATTACTCTTGGTGTATTATGTTCAGGAGTTATGATGGCTCAAGTAGGTCATCTTATGCAAGGTATAGGTTCAGTAAATATGAGTATGGGTGGTGCAGCAACTGGTCAACCTATTGACATTAGCGGTGCGTTACAGTGGAATCCTGCGGGAATTACAGATTTTAATGGAAATACCGTTTCTGTAAATGCTGGTTTATTTATGTCTAACCCAGAAATATCTTCTTCTTATGGACCAATGTCTGGAGTGACTAAAGACGAAAAAGCCAACTCTATCATGCCTACTGTTGCAGTAACTTTTGGTAAAAATCCTCATCATAAATTTGGTATTTCTGTTTTCGGAGTGAGTGGTTTTGGTGTAGAATATCCAGAAAGCACCACCAATCCTATTCTCATGTCTCAACAATATGGTGGTTTTGGTAAAGTAGAATCTAATTATATGCTGATGCAAGTTGGTTTTGCTTATGCTTATAAATTCAATGAAAATTTCTCTATGGCCATACAGCCTAATGTAAATTATTCTGCTCTAAAAATTCATCCTAATCCATTGGCTAATCCAAGCATGACTGCAGGTTATCCTAATTCTGATAATGCTTCTGCAATTGGTTTTGGAGCACAAGTAGGTATGTATTACAAAACCAACAATGGTTTTAAACTCGGTTTATCTTATAAATCACCGGTATATTTTAATGAATTTAAATTTGAAAACACTTATCTAGACAATACTAAAGGAGAAAACAAATTTACGATGAATTACCCTGCGATTTATTCAGTAGGTGGTGGTTATTCTCATCGTTTATTTGATTTGGCTTTAGATTACAGATATGTAGACTATGCTAATACAGAAGGTTTCTTAGCCAACGGATGGAGCAATTATGGCGCTGTAAAAGGTTTCGGATGGGAAAGCATCGATGTAATTTCTGCCGGCATTCAAATCAAAGCCATTGAAAAAATGCCAATTAGATTAGGATATACTTACAGTTCTAATCCTATTAATCCAGAATTGACAATGTTCTCTGTTCCAGCTTCTGCTATCATTAGAGATGCATACGAAATAGGGGTAGGATATAAATTAAACGACAAATTCACCATCAATGCCAATTACCATTATGGAGCGAGTGATGGCAAAACTTCTGGAGCATTACTTAATCCTATGATGGCATCACCATCTAATCCTTATGGAGCAATTCCAGGAAGTACTGTGGCGTATGAAATGACCACTTCTATGGCTCAAATAGGAGTAGATTTCAAATTTTAA